A region from the Salmo trutta chromosome 40, fSalTru1.1, whole genome shotgun sequence genome encodes:
- the LOC115180347 gene encoding fibroblast growth factor 4B: MAIAQRFFIGMCNEASTHWTLTAIVLLGSLLGIVSSYPIPSRTNATLLEQRWETLFSRSVLGISGAKSDMNWESDYLLGIKRVRRLYCNVGIGFHLQILPDGRINGVHNENQYSLIEISTVELGVLSMYGVRSELFVAMNSRGRLYGTKFFRDECKFKETLLPNNYNAYESSVYKGFYIALSKHGRAKRGNKATTAMTVTHFLPRLL, encoded by the exons ATGGCCATTGCGCAAAGGTTCTTCATCGGTATGTGCAACGAGGCAAGCACGCACTGGACGTTGACTGCAATTGTTCTCTTGGGGTCTCTATTGGGGATTGTGTCATCATATCCGATTCCAAGCAGGACTAATGCAACTTTATTGGAGCAAAGGTGGGAGACCCTCTTTTCCCGCTCTGTTCTGGGAATCTCTGGGGCGAAATCGGACATGAACTGGGAGAGTGACTATTTGCTGGGCATCAAGAGAGTGCGGCGACTTTACTGCAACGTGGGCATTGGATTTCACCTGCAGATCCTCCCTGACGGCAGGATAAACGGTGTACACAATGAGAACCAGTACA GTCTAATAGAGATCTCTACGGTGGAGCTAGGAGTGCTAAGTATGTATGGGGTGAGAAGTGAGCTGTTTGTCGCAATGAACAGCAGAGGAAGGTTGTATGGAACG AAATTCTTCCGGGACGAGTGCAAGTTCAAGGAGACCTTGCTGCCAAACAACTATAATGCCTATGAGTCTTCGGTTTACAAGGGCTTCTACATCGCCCTCAGCAAACATGGCCGCGCAAAGAGAGGCAACAAGGCCACCACCGCCATGACTGTCACACACTTCCTCCCCCGATTATTATGA